In one window of Deltaproteobacteria bacterium DNA:
- a CDS encoding methyltetrahydrofolate cobalamin methyltransferase: MLIVGELINASRKAIKAAIEAHDAAGIQKIAIDQHEAGADYIDVNAGVFVGQEPEYLKWLVSTVQEVVDGPCCIDSPDPKAIETALAAHKGVAMINSISLEKDRYDALLPIVAGTDLKVVALCMSDDGMPETTDDRMAIADKLVNGLLQNNVPVENIYVDPLVQPVSTNNRFGVEFMNAIEKIVETFKGIHTVCGLSNISFGLPNRPFLNQTFMSMAIAKGLDGAIINPLDKKMMGNIVAANALAGRDDFCMQYLTAYRANKLDL; this comes from the coding sequence ATGTTAATCGTGGGGGAGCTCATCAATGCAAGCAGAAAGGCAATCAAAGCGGCTATCGAGGCTCATGATGCCGCCGGCATTCAAAAAATCGCCATTGACCAGCATGAGGCCGGTGCCGACTACATCGATGTCAACGCCGGTGTGTTCGTGGGGCAGGAGCCCGAATATCTGAAATGGCTGGTCTCGACGGTGCAGGAAGTCGTGGACGGGCCGTGCTGCATCGACAGCCCGGATCCCAAGGCGATAGAAACCGCACTGGCCGCGCACAAGGGAGTTGCCATGATCAATTCCATATCTCTCGAGAAGGACCGTTACGACGCCCTGTTGCCCATCGTCGCCGGTACCGACCTCAAGGTGGTGGCCCTGTGCATGAGTGACGACGGCATGCCGGAAACCACCGACGACCGCATGGCCATTGCCGACAAACTGGTAAACGGCCTGCTGCAGAACAACGTGCCGGTCGAGAACATATACGTGGACCCCCTGGTGCAACCGGTGTCCACCAACAACCGCTTCGGCGTGGAATTCATGAATGCCATCGAAAAGATCGTGGAGACCTTCAAGGGCATCCACACGGTTTGCGGCCTGTCAAACATATCTTTCGGACTGCCCAACCGGCCCTTTTTGAACCAAACCTTCATGAGCATGGCCATCGCCAAAGGGCTCGACGGGGCGATCATCAATCCTTTGGACAAGAAGATGATGGGCAACATCGTGGCCGCCAATGCCCTGGCCGGCAGGGATGATTTCTGCATGCAGTACCTGACGGCCTACCGGGCCAATAAGCTAGACTTATAG
- a CDS encoding trimethylamine methyltransferase family protein: MANLSLSGFADADIDLIHEATVAILEKTGVRVASQEAAEIYQGYGAHTEKDGDGFRVKIPAHLMEECVRLAPGKITLYGRDPGHDVVLEKGFSCFTLFGENVRIIDPYTLTLRACTKKDLGQATRVADALDEIAIVEKCMGSHEKPAHTQSLHNYEAMVTNTGKHVLHGFFSAENTRKIVEMAAACSGGMAAFQKRPCVTCVVCPTSPLTLVKQCCEVIIEAARCGVGLCCVTMPLSGITAPTTLAGTLAVQNAELLSALTLAQLVRKHTPFIYGSCATIMDLKTGNPAMGAPENGLLTAATARLAQYYDVPSWCGAGITGSKIPDAQAAYEFVLNTSLARLSGANILFSCGGIEYGLTFDYAKLVMDAEYIKKLDLAARGLDVSPEALALDVITDVGPAGEFLTHAHTMRHMRGMSAGGLFDRSSRDAWEENAGGRSVTERAYEKAREILETHRPLPLPDGAAARMKSIIAEMEVNQ; this comes from the coding sequence ATGGCCAATTTAAGTTTAAGCGGGTTTGCGGACGCGGATATCGATCTGATTCACGAGGCCACCGTAGCGATTCTGGAGAAAACCGGCGTCAGGGTGGCGTCGCAAGAGGCGGCCGAGATCTATCAGGGGTACGGTGCCCATACGGAAAAGGACGGCGATGGATTCAGGGTGAAGATCCCGGCGCATCTTATGGAGGAGTGCGTACGCCTGGCACCGGGAAAGATCACCCTGTACGGCAGAGACCCCGGGCATGACGTCGTCCTGGAGAAGGGGTTTTCGTGTTTCACCCTCTTCGGAGAGAACGTCAGGATTATCGACCCTTATACACTGACGCTCAGGGCCTGCACAAAAAAGGATCTCGGGCAGGCCACCCGGGTGGCCGATGCCCTGGATGAGATCGCCATCGTAGAAAAATGCATGGGGTCGCATGAAAAACCCGCCCACACCCAGTCGCTGCACAACTATGAAGCCATGGTCACCAATACGGGAAAGCATGTCCTGCACGGCTTTTTCAGTGCAGAAAACACCAGAAAAATCGTAGAAATGGCAGCGGCCTGCTCCGGTGGCATGGCCGCCTTCCAAAAACGCCCCTGCGTTACGTGCGTGGTCTGCCCCACCAGCCCGCTGACCCTGGTGAAGCAGTGTTGTGAGGTCATCATCGAGGCGGCCCGCTGCGGGGTCGGGCTCTGTTGTGTAACCATGCCGCTGAGCGGCATCACGGCTCCGACCACCCTGGCGGGAACCCTGGCCGTACAGAACGCGGAGCTCTTAAGTGCGCTGACGCTTGCCCAACTCGTCCGGAAACACACGCCCTTCATATACGGCAGCTGTGCCACCATCATGGATTTGAAAACCGGAAATCCCGCCATGGGCGCCCCGGAAAACGGCCTGCTGACCGCTGCCACGGCAAGGCTGGCGCAGTACTACGACGTTCCCAGCTGGTGCGGCGCCGGTATTACGGGCAGCAAAATCCCCGATGCCCAAGCCGCCTATGAATTTGTCCTCAACACCTCCCTGGCAAGACTGTCCGGAGCCAACATTCTTTTCAGCTGTGGAGGCATCGAGTATGGGCTGACCTTCGACTATGCGAAGCTTGTCATGGATGCGGAGTACATCAAAAAGCTCGACCTGGCGGCGAGAGGCCTGGACGTCTCCCCGGAAGCGCTGGCCCTGGATGTGATCACAGACGTCGGCCCGGCCGGCGAGTTTTTGACACATGCGCATACCATGCGGCACATGCGCGGTATGTCCGCAGGCGGCCTGTTCGACCGCTCCAGCCGTGACGCCTGGGAGGAGAACGCCGGCGGCCGCAGCGTGACGGAAAGGGCCTATGAAAAGGCAAGAGAGATCCTGGAAACCCATCGACCCTTGCCGCTGCCCGACGGGGCGGCTGCAAGGATGAAATCCATCATCGCAGAAATGGAGGTGAACCAGTGA